In Phyllobacterium zundukense, one DNA window encodes the following:
- a CDS encoding DUF982 domain-containing protein produces MNDKRFPIPVMVTLGAAGQRAVSSVWEAIECLRTYWPSKKGPSYRRALQACLDALDGWKPAHKARHAFISAAREAGVFLDTRLH; encoded by the coding sequence ATGAACGACAAACGTTTTCCCATCCCGGTTATGGTTACTCTTGGAGCTGCCGGTCAACGAGCGGTCTCCAGCGTTTGGGAAGCGATAGAATGCCTGCGAACGTACTGGCCTTCCAAGAAAGGCCCAAGCTACCGACGAGCCCTGCAGGCTTGCCTCGATGCGCTCGATGGCTGGAAGCCCGCGCACAAGGCGCGTCATGCCTTTATCAGCGCCGCACGTGAAGCGGGTGTCTTTCTCGATACAAGATTGCATTAA
- a CDS encoding GMC family oxidoreductase has translation MTYDYIITGAGPAGCVLANRLSEDPAVSVLLLEAGGGDWNPLFHMPAGFAKMTKGVASWGWSTLPQKHMKNRVLRYTQAKVIGGGSSINAQLYTRGNATDYDLWAREEGCAGWSYRDVLPYFKRAEDNQRFADDYHSYGGPLGVSMPAATLPICDAYIRAGQELGIPYNHDFNGQQQAGVGFYQLTQRNHRRSSASMAYLAPIRGRKNLTVRMGAQVSKIVVEGKCAAGVEIINGSSREIVRANREVLVSSGAIGSPKLLLQSGIGPADHLKSVGVPVMHDLPGVGENMQDHLDLFVICECTGDHTYDGVAKLHRTLWAGLQYVLFRSGPVASSLFETGGFWYADPEARSPDIQFHLGLGSGIEAGVERLKNAGVTLNSAYLHPRSRGTVRLQSNDPAAAPLIDPNYWSDPHDRKMSIEGLKIAREIMSQAALKPFVMAERLPGPKYNSDEELFDYGCANAKTDHHPVGTCKMGTDAMAVVDLELKVRGLEGLRVCDSSVMPRVPSCNTNAPTVMMGEKGADIIRQLAPLPPAIFSHEMNERRPRARAYVR, from the coding sequence ATGACGTATGATTATATCATCACTGGCGCTGGACCCGCGGGCTGCGTTCTTGCCAACCGTCTGAGTGAAGACCCAGCGGTTTCGGTCCTCTTGCTTGAGGCAGGCGGCGGCGACTGGAATCCACTGTTCCACATGCCAGCCGGCTTTGCCAAGATGACCAAGGGCGTGGCGAGCTGGGGCTGGTCAACCTTGCCGCAGAAACATATGAAAAATCGCGTTCTTCGCTATACGCAAGCCAAGGTGATCGGCGGCGGGTCAAGCATCAATGCGCAGCTTTATACGCGCGGAAATGCAACCGATTACGATTTGTGGGCGCGAGAGGAAGGTTGTGCGGGGTGGAGCTATCGCGATGTCCTGCCCTATTTCAAACGCGCCGAAGACAATCAGCGTTTCGCTGATGACTATCATTCCTATGGCGGGCCTCTCGGCGTTTCGATGCCTGCAGCCACATTGCCGATCTGCGACGCCTATATCAGAGCGGGGCAGGAACTTGGAATTCCCTACAACCATGATTTCAACGGCCAGCAGCAGGCGGGCGTTGGTTTTTACCAGCTGACCCAGCGCAACCACCGCCGTTCTTCGGCGTCGATGGCCTATCTCGCACCGATCAGGGGTCGGAAAAATCTGACGGTCCGCATGGGCGCGCAGGTGTCGAAAATCGTCGTGGAGGGCAAGTGCGCCGCCGGGGTAGAGATTATCAACGGCAGTTCGCGGGAGATTGTTCGGGCGAACCGCGAAGTTCTGGTGAGTTCCGGAGCGATCGGCTCACCAAAGCTTCTGCTGCAATCTGGCATCGGTCCTGCCGATCATCTGAAAAGTGTCGGCGTGCCGGTTATGCACGATCTGCCGGGGGTCGGCGAAAACATGCAGGATCACCTCGACTTGTTCGTCATTTGCGAATGCACGGGCGACCACACCTACGATGGCGTCGCCAAGTTGCATCGGACCTTGTGGGCTGGCCTGCAATATGTGCTATTCCGTTCCGGTCCTGTGGCATCGAGCTTGTTCGAAACGGGCGGCTTCTGGTACGCCGATCCAGAAGCGCGTTCGCCGGATATCCAGTTTCATCTGGGGCTTGGCTCCGGCATCGAGGCTGGCGTCGAACGGTTGAAAAATGCCGGCGTAACGCTGAATTCCGCCTATCTCCACCCGCGCTCCCGCGGCACGGTCCGTCTCCAGTCGAATGATCCTGCCGCGGCGCCGCTGATCGATCCCAATTACTGGAGCGACCCGCACGACCGCAAAATGTCGATAGAGGGTTTGAAAATTGCCCGCGAGATCATGAGTCAGGCGGCATTGAAGCCTTTCGTCATGGCCGAGCGCCTGCCAGGACCGAAGTACAATTCCGATGAAGAACTCTTCGATTATGGCTGCGCAAATGCCAAGACAGACCACCATCCAGTTGGAACATGCAAGATGGGTACGGACGCCATGGCTGTCGTGGACCTGGAGCTGAAAGTTCGGGGGCTTGAGGGCTTGCGTGTTTGCGATAGCTCGGTGATGCCGCGTGTCCCGTCATGCAATACGAATGCCCCGACGGTGATGATGGGCGAAAAGGGCGCGGATATCATTCGTCAGCTGGCACCCTTGCCACCGGCGATCTTCAGTCATGAAATGAATGAAAGGCGGCCGCGGGCACGCGCCTATGTCCGCTGA